In a genomic window of Acidimicrobiia bacterium:
- a CDS encoding acyl-CoA dehydrogenase yields the protein MTVAGFELTEELQMLRELVRRFVAERLRPAEACLPADARRLPDDVLEDLRRGARSAGLWCMDAPAEYGGGGLSAFEAVVFWEEACKHRFCFPIAGGGAFGHSPPVVLYAGTRDQIETWVRPAIAQGWTGFSAVAEPAGGTDPARAIATTAKPTATGWVLNGTKLWITHADHAEYGVIYARTEHGVSTFVLSTAVPGLTARPIPMLRDSWPCELILDDVHLPGDALIGKEGEGLELAGSWLTKGRLSYAARAVGVAEESIRIAADWARERETFGAPLSTRQAIRFAFADSRMEVNAARLLTWEAAWLADEQRPDARRAAAIAKVTATETGFRVVDRMMQVLGAMGLSRELPLESWFRDLRSARLIEGSSEILRDQIARDELR from the coding sequence ATGACGGTCGCGGGGTTCGAGCTCACCGAAGAGCTCCAGATGCTCCGCGAACTCGTTCGTCGCTTCGTCGCCGAACGGTTGCGCCCGGCCGAGGCTTGCCTGCCCGCGGACGCGCGTCGACTCCCCGACGATGTGCTCGAGGACCTGCGCCGCGGGGCGCGCAGCGCGGGTCTCTGGTGCATGGATGCACCGGCGGAGTACGGGGGAGGTGGACTCTCGGCATTCGAGGCGGTCGTGTTCTGGGAGGAAGCCTGCAAGCACCGGTTCTGCTTCCCGATCGCAGGCGGCGGTGCGTTCGGACACTCTCCGCCGGTCGTGCTGTACGCCGGTACGCGCGATCAGATCGAAACGTGGGTACGGCCCGCCATTGCCCAAGGATGGACGGGCTTCTCGGCGGTGGCAGAACCGGCAGGCGGAACCGATCCCGCGCGCGCGATTGCGACGACCGCCAAGCCAACTGCGACCGGTTGGGTACTGAACGGCACGAAGCTCTGGATCACCCACGCCGACCACGCCGAGTATGGCGTGATCTACGCCCGCACGGAGCACGGCGTCAGCACGTTCGTGCTCTCGACTGCGGTGCCGGGCCTGACCGCTCGGCCGATCCCGATGCTGCGCGACAGCTGGCCGTGCGAGCTGATCCTCGACGACGTCCACCTCCCCGGCGACGCGCTCATCGGAAAGGAAGGTGAGGGCCTCGAACTCGCCGGATCATGGCTCACCAAGGGACGGCTCTCGTACGCCGCGCGCGCGGTGGGCGTCGCCGAGGAATCGATCAGGATCGCCGCCGATTGGGCCCGCGAGCGAGAGACGTTCGGCGCTCCGCTGTCGACGCGGCAGGCGATCCGTTTCGCGTTCGCCGATTCGCGCATGGAAGTCAACGCGGCGCGCCTGCTCACGTGGGAGGCCGCGTGGCTCGCCGACGAGCAACGACCCGACGCCCGCCGCGCCGCCGCGATCGCCAAGGTCACGGCGACCGAGACCGGCTTTCGCGTTGTCGACCGCATGATGCAAGTCCTCGGCGCGATGGGCCTCTCGCGCGAATTGCCGCTCGAGAGCTGGTTCCGCGACTTGCGCTCGGCGCGTCTCATCGAGGGATCCAGTGAGATCCTGCGCGACCAGATCGCGCGTGACGAGCTTCGCTGA
- a CDS encoding amidohydrolase family protein, which produces MQPDSTEVIFDTYVALPSEEGSATPDPSVARLFSAQSSAYATGGTPDDIVSEYDTHGVAYGLLAKVPRDITPPFVPAMQLDNDMVHATCAAVAEAVAAHPGRFLGAVGLDPKLGYQAARHVRLAVEEYGMRAIRILPMWTGIPIDDPLNYPLYTAACDLGVPVCINVGVPGPMKPARLQRTILVDEVALCFPDLRIVLSHVGDPWVDETISMLVKHPNVYLMTAGFAPKYLPEQLVRFMDSRGRDKVMWSSYYPLMTVERTLREAKELRLRPEAMTGYLGDNAARVFGVPEGHARARVGERRE; this is translated from the coding sequence ATGCAACCGGACAGCACCGAGGTGATCTTCGACACGTACGTAGCCCTCCCGTCCGAAGAGGGTTCCGCCACCCCCGACCCGTCGGTGGCGCGCCTCTTCTCCGCGCAATCGAGCGCGTACGCGACCGGCGGCACGCCCGATGACATCGTCAGCGAGTACGACACCCACGGAGTGGCGTACGGCTTGCTCGCCAAGGTGCCCCGCGACATCACGCCACCGTTCGTGCCGGCCATGCAACTCGACAACGACATGGTGCACGCGACCTGCGCAGCCGTCGCCGAAGCCGTCGCCGCGCACCCAGGGCGCTTTCTCGGCGCCGTCGGACTCGACCCGAAGCTCGGCTATCAGGCGGCGCGCCACGTGCGTCTCGCCGTGGAGGAGTACGGCATGCGCGCCATCCGCATCCTCCCGATGTGGACCGGTATCCCGATCGACGATCCGCTCAACTACCCGCTCTACACCGCTGCCTGCGATCTGGGCGTGCCGGTGTGCATCAACGTTGGTGTGCCGGGTCCGATGAAACCGGCGCGCCTGCAGCGAACGATCCTCGTCGACGAAGTCGCGCTGTGCTTTCCCGACCTTCGGATCGTGCTGAGTCATGTGGGTGACCCGTGGGTCGACGAGACGATTTCGATGCTCGTGAAGCACCCGAACGTGTACCTGATGACCGCGGGTTTCGCGCCGAAGTACCTACCTGAGCAGCTCGTCCGCTTCATGGACTCCCGTGGCCGCGACAAGGTGATGTGGTCGTCGTACTACCCACTGATGACTGTCGAGCGCACGCTGCGCGAGGCGAAGGAGCTCCGGTTGCGACCCGAGGCGATGACCGGATATCTCGGCGACAACGCCGCGCGCGTGTTCGGAGTACCCGAAGGGCATGCGCGTGCACGCGTCGGGGAACGAAGGGAGTGA
- a CDS encoding enoyl-CoA hydratase/isomerase family protein: protein MAVRLERIGSAAIVVLDWPEQRNALGPDEAVAVTEALRDAAAPEEVCGVVLTGNGAFCAGGDLKGMAERSGMSEDERRKVVYGAYQGLIRAIVGAPVTTVAAVDGPAVGLGLDLALACDSRFVGPDGWCQQGWGKLGLIGGTGGELLLRMRAPGALWAMLEDQPRLDGDAMEQRGLGEAVHVGTARERAVRRVATLAAMSREAIEAYVDLYRSDLRARFDDYLARALDHQVRLLASPGFGERLARARG, encoded by the coding sequence GTGGCTGTGCGGCTGGAGCGAATCGGGAGCGCGGCGATCGTGGTCTTGGACTGGCCGGAGCAGCGCAACGCGCTCGGGCCAGACGAAGCCGTCGCGGTCACCGAGGCGTTGCGTGATGCTGCTGCGCCGGAGGAGGTATGCGGCGTGGTGCTCACCGGCAACGGTGCGTTCTGCGCCGGGGGCGATCTGAAGGGCATGGCCGAACGGAGCGGGATGTCGGAGGACGAGCGTCGGAAGGTCGTGTACGGCGCGTACCAGGGGTTGATCCGCGCCATCGTCGGCGCGCCCGTCACCACGGTTGCCGCCGTCGACGGGCCAGCGGTCGGCCTGGGCCTCGACCTCGCGCTCGCGTGTGACAGCCGGTTCGTCGGGCCCGACGGCTGGTGCCAGCAGGGGTGGGGCAAGCTCGGGCTGATCGGTGGCACCGGCGGCGAGCTCCTGTTGCGAATGCGGGCCCCCGGAGCGCTCTGGGCGATGCTCGAGGACCAGCCACGGCTCGACGGCGACGCCATGGAACAGCGCGGCCTCGGCGAGGCCGTCCACGTTGGCACGGCTCGCGAACGGGCGGTGCGGCGAGTCGCCACACTCGCCGCGATGTCGCGCGAGGCCATCGAGGCGTATGTCGACCTGTACCGGTCCGACCTCCGCGCCCGGTTCGACGACTACCTCGCACGAGCGCTCGACCATCAAGTCCGTCTGCTGGCAAGCCCGGGCTTCGGTGAGCGCCTCGCCCGCGCGCGCGGATGA